Proteins encoded in a region of the Solidesulfovibrio fructosivorans JJ] genome:
- a CDS encoding MauE/DoxX family redox-associated membrane protein, producing MGNSCRNLLASVWTYRAVRLALAVFFIVAGTLKLADVHAFVLTIKAFSILPSDAVTPLAVALPVLEIVGGLLLAFDAPGGLAIIGGLLLLFIGVVANAIRQGLDIDCGCYGPGDPEGEVYHGLHTTLWRDLAMLAGVVYCLLWRRVRGRQRFTPATQTP from the coding sequence ATGGGGAACTCTTGCCGTAACCTCCTCGCCTCGGTCTGGACTTATCGGGCCGTCCGCCTCGCCCTGGCCGTCTTCTTCATCGTGGCCGGGACGCTCAAGCTGGCCGACGTCCACGCCTTTGTCCTGACCATCAAGGCCTTTTCCATCCTCCCTTCCGACGCGGTCACGCCGCTGGCCGTGGCGCTGCCGGTGCTGGAGATCGTCGGCGGGCTGCTGCTCGCCTTCGACGCACCGGGGGGGCTTGCCATCATCGGCGGACTGTTGCTGCTTTTTATCGGCGTGGTCGCAAACGCCATCCGGCAGGGCCTGGATATCGATTGCGGCTGCTACGGCCCGGGCGATCCGGAAGGCGAGGTCTACCACGGCCTGCATACGACTTTATGGCGTGATCTGGCCATGCTGGCCGGTGTCGTCTATTGCCTGCTGTGGCGTCGCGTCCGCGGCAGACAGCGCTTTACTCCCGCAACCCAAACCCCGTAA
- a CDS encoding LysM peptidoglycan-binding domain-containing protein has protein sequence MSMRFPVRILFCLLVGIAISCPALAADQAKKPSDFRGITWGSAPSALPGLKAVERDGDIVHYELPSEKKDLGGITLRRVTYSFFKDRFYHAEIDYKGKDAAKIMEQSLEAKYGLPDAVREKKDADGRPYSVAVWNWPGFAFIGNRYDKDGGHGRVFYFYAPLTDASAKAQGISPAKEPAAAAPAKASKASKAQATDDAGAATGEYETYTIKDGDIISKVANARGLSTRQLLRANPDIDPKKLRPGMTIRIPVKK, from the coding sequence ATGTCCATGCGCTTTCCGGTCCGCATCCTTTTTTGTCTGCTTGTCGGCATCGCCATTTCCTGTCCCGCCCTGGCCGCTGACCAGGCGAAAAAACCGAGTGATTTTCGCGGCATAACCTGGGGAAGCGCCCCCTCGGCCCTGCCTGGGCTCAAGGCCGTCGAACGCGACGGCGACATCGTCCATTACGAACTGCCAAGCGAAAAAAAGGACCTCGGCGGCATCACGTTGCGCCGGGTGACCTACTCGTTTTTCAAGGACCGCTTCTACCATGCCGAGATCGATTACAAAGGCAAGGACGCGGCCAAGATCATGGAGCAAAGCCTGGAAGCCAAGTACGGCCTGCCCGACGCGGTGCGCGAAAAAAAGGATGCCGACGGCCGTCCTTATAGCGTGGCCGTGTGGAACTGGCCGGGCTTTGCCTTCATCGGCAACCGCTACGACAAGGACGGCGGCCACGGCCGGGTGTTCTACTTCTACGCGCCCCTGACCGACGCCTCGGCCAAGGCCCAGGGCATCAGCCCGGCCAAGGAGCCGGCAGCCGCCGCGCCGGCCAAGGCGTCCAAGGCATCGAAGGCGCAGGCTACCGACGACGCAGGCGCCGCCACCGGCGAGTACGAGACGTACACGATCAAGGACGGCGACATCATCTCCAAGGTGGCCAACGCCCGGGGGCTGAGCACGCGCCAGCTTTTGCGGGCCAACCCGGACATCGACCCCAAAAAACTGCGCCCGGGCATGACCATCCGGATTCCGGTCAAGAAGTAG
- the metX gene encoding homoserine O-acetyltransferase MetX, with protein MSEYTGHAPSGTSVGRVEKRFFTFAVPPHPLDVDSGRSLGPVTLAYETYGKLDEQATNAVLVLHALTGDSHAAGYYDTADAKPGWWDIMIGPGKPIDTDRYFVICSNVIGGCMGSTGPSSTDPDTGKPYGLTFPVITIGDMVRAQKELVEHLGIKKLLCAIGGSMGGMQVLEWAVRYPDMVRAAVPLATTTKHSALAIAFNEVARQAIMADPKWNCGDYYENDKPGHGLAVARMIGHITYLSDEAMRQKFDRRLQDRCEISFAFDVADFQVESYLRYQGQKFVDRFDANSFLYVTKAADYFNLEAAHGDGSVVAAFAKARCRFLVASFSSDWLYPTYQSRAMVQAMKKNGLDVSFVEIEAKWGHDAFLLPNARLSGMIDRFLDRAAVDAAKEAKESGHAL; from the coding sequence ATGAGCGAATACACCGGGCATGCCCCAAGCGGGACCAGCGTCGGGCGGGTGGAGAAGCGGTTTTTCACCTTCGCCGTCCCGCCCCATCCTCTGGACGTGGACTCGGGACGCAGCCTGGGGCCGGTCACGCTTGCCTACGAAACGTACGGAAAACTCGACGAACAGGCCACAAACGCCGTGCTGGTGCTCCATGCGCTGACCGGCGACTCCCACGCCGCCGGCTACTACGATACCGCCGACGCCAAGCCCGGCTGGTGGGACATCATGATCGGTCCGGGCAAGCCCATCGACACCGACCGTTATTTCGTCATCTGCTCCAACGTCATCGGCGGCTGCATGGGCTCGACCGGCCCGTCCTCCACCGATCCGGACACGGGCAAGCCCTACGGCCTCACCTTCCCGGTCATCACCATAGGCGACATGGTGCGGGCCCAGAAGGAACTGGTCGAACATCTGGGCATCAAAAAGCTCTTGTGCGCCATCGGCGGTTCCATGGGCGGCATGCAGGTCCTCGAGTGGGCCGTGCGCTACCCGGACATGGTGCGCGCCGCCGTGCCGCTGGCCACCACCACCAAGCATTCGGCCCTGGCCATCGCCTTCAACGAAGTGGCCCGGCAGGCCATCATGGCCGACCCCAAGTGGAACTGCGGCGACTACTACGAGAACGACAAGCCCGGGCACGGCTTGGCCGTGGCCCGCATGATCGGGCATATCACCTATCTTTCCGACGAGGCCATGCGCCAGAAGTTCGACCGCCGGCTCCAGGACCGCTGCGAGATCTCGTTCGCCTTCGACGTGGCCGATTTCCAGGTGGAGTCCTACTTGCGCTACCAGGGCCAGAAGTTCGTGGACCGCTTCGACGCCAATTCCTTTCTCTACGTGACCAAGGCGGCGGACTATTTCAACCTGGAGGCCGCCCACGGCGACGGCTCGGTCGTGGCCGCCTTCGCCAAGGCCCGCTGCCGCTTCCTGGTCGCCTCCTTTTCCTCGGACTGGCTCTATCCGACCTACCAGTCCCGGGCCATGGTCCAGGCCATGAAGAAAAACGGCCTGGACGTCAGCTTCGTGGAGATCGAGGCCAAGTGGGGGCACGACGCCTTCTTACTGCCCAACGCCCGCCTGTCCGGCATGATCGACCGCTTTCTCGACCGGGCCGCCGTGGACGCGGCCAAGGAAGCCAAGGAGAGCGGCCATGCGCTATGA
- the metW gene encoding methionine biosynthesis protein MetW, with the protein MRYDLSVVASWIEPGSKVLDLGCGSGDLLHILSVDKDVRGTGIEAEEGKVTRGIEKGLSIVHGDINEEVRDYPDGSFDYVILSQTLQQVFHPAILIREMLRVGRRGIVSFPNFAYYRIRGQLLFRGRAPVSRELPYEWYDTPNIRVITIRDFRRFCRKEGFAIARETAVSTPHHHEKGWVVKFLPNLLATYGMFMLRRRET; encoded by the coding sequence ATGCGCTATGACCTGTCCGTGGTCGCCTCCTGGATCGAGCCGGGATCGAAGGTGCTGGACCTCGGCTGCGGCTCGGGCGACCTGCTCCATATCCTGTCCGTGGACAAGGACGTGCGCGGCACCGGCATCGAGGCCGAGGAGGGCAAGGTCACCCGGGGCATCGAGAAGGGGCTTTCCATCGTCCATGGCGACATCAACGAGGAAGTGCGGGATTATCCGGACGGAAGTTTCGACTACGTGATTTTGTCCCAGACGTTGCAGCAGGTCTTCCACCCGGCGATCCTCATCCGGGAAATGCTGCGGGTGGGCAGGCGCGGCATCGTGAGCTTTCCCAATTTCGCCTATTACCGCATCCGGGGCCAGCTGCTTTTCCGGGGCCGGGCGCCGGTGTCGCGGGAACTGCCCTACGAGTGGTACGACACGCCCAACATCCGCGTCATCACCATCCGCGACTTCCGGCGTTTTTGCCGCAAGGAAGGCTTCGCCATCGCCAGGGAGACGGCCGTCAGCACCCCGCACCATCATGAGAAGGGCTGGGTGGTCAAATTCCTGCCCAACCTGCTGGCCACCTACGGCATGTTCATGCTGCGTCGCCGCGAGACGTAG
- a CDS encoding formate dehydrogenase accessory protein FdhE, whose product MSACTPAEATGLDAILPAFSALAALRREVAAALPDCPLEIPHDPDAFAAGEPLLAALPAHRLAPGFLAAAELMLPRLGEIFPALARETTVLGQALAMGPRTVEPLLSAYTDARQEDIVLLAGEMGLDHRALPFLTHEILAAVLRRAAATLSPLADDALWQRASCPVCGSPPTMGMLKDKPDPSEFLISKAGRLMLSCSLCGHLWRFPRLKCPTCGELSHEKLDVLTVAEHPRERIHTCSTCKHYLIVVDRVDQDEPLDLDVAPAGLAHLDAVAQARGFTPICPAPWNQFPEGDL is encoded by the coding sequence ATGAGCGCTTGCACACCGGCCGAGGCGACGGGCCTTGACGCGATCCTGCCGGCTTTTTCCGCCCTGGCCGCCCTGCGCCGGGAGGTTGCCGCCGCGCTGCCCGACTGCCCCTTGGAAATCCCCCACGATCCCGATGCGTTCGCGGCGGGCGAACCGCTGCTCGCAGCCTTGCCCGCCCACCGGCTGGCCCCTGGGTTCCTGGCCGCCGCCGAGCTGATGTTGCCGCGGCTCGGGGAGATCTTTCCGGCCCTGGCCCGGGAGACGACGGTGCTTGGCCAGGCGCTGGCCATGGGGCCCCGCACGGTCGAGCCGCTGCTTTCCGCCTATACCGACGCCCGCCAGGAAGACATCGTCCTGCTGGCCGGCGAGATGGGCCTGGACCACCGCGCCCTGCCCTTCCTGACCCACGAGATTCTCGCGGCCGTGCTGCGCCGGGCGGCGGCCACCCTGTCCCCCCTGGCCGACGACGCCTTGTGGCAGCGCGCGTCCTGCCCGGTGTGCGGCTCCCCGCCGACCATGGGCATGCTCAAGGACAAGCCGGACCCGTCGGAATTTCTCATCTCCAAGGCGGGACGGCTCATGCTTTCCTGCTCGCTGTGCGGGCACCTCTGGCGCTTCCCCAGACTAAAATGCCCGACGTGCGGCGAACTTTCCCACGAAAAGCTCGACGTGCTGACCGTGGCCGAGCATCCCCGGGAACGCATCCACACCTGCTCGACCTGCAAGCACTACCTCATCGTGGTGGACCGGGTGGACCAGGACGAGCCGCTGGACCTGGACGTGGCCCCGGCGGGCCTGGCCCACCTCGACGCCGTGGCCCAGGCGCGAGGGTTCACGCCCATCTGCCCCGCGCCCTGGAACCAGTTTCCTGAAGGAGACCTTTAA
- a CDS encoding 4Fe-4S dicluster domain-containing protein, which yields MPKAFFIDTSRCTACRGCQIACKEWHGNKAVPTRQRGTHQNPPDLTPFNYKLVRFAEHVIDGRVQWLFFPDQCRHCINPPCKDVADSYLEGAVVQDEATGAVIYTDKTKELSIDQARDVRDACPYNIPRRDEDTGLVRKCDMCIDRVQAGMKPACVHTCCTGTMNFGERDAMLDLAHKTLAKVKEKNPKAQLLDEDDINVIYLVTEPRKLYHEYAERREQKGGPMTRQAFLAMLARPVGRMRG from the coding sequence ATGCCCAAGGCGTTTTTCATCGACACCTCGCGCTGCACCGCCTGTCGCGGCTGCCAGATCGCCTGCAAGGAATGGCACGGCAACAAGGCCGTGCCCACCCGCCAGCGGGGAACCCACCAAAACCCGCCGGACCTCACCCCCTTCAACTATAAACTGGTGCGCTTCGCCGAACACGTCATCGACGGCCGCGTGCAGTGGCTGTTCTTCCCGGACCAGTGCCGGCACTGCATCAACCCGCCCTGCAAGGACGTGGCGGACTCCTACCTGGAAGGCGCCGTCGTCCAGGACGAGGCCACCGGCGCGGTCATCTACACCGACAAGACCAAGGAGCTCAGCATCGACCAGGCCCGGGACGTGCGCGACGCCTGCCCCTACAACATCCCCCGCCGCGACGAGGACACGGGGCTCGTGCGCAAGTGCGACATGTGCATCGACCGGGTCCAGGCCGGCATGAAGCCCGCCTGCGTCCACACCTGCTGCACCGGCACCATGAACTTCGGCGAGCGCGACGCCATGCTCGACCTGGCCCACAAGACCCTGGCCAAGGTCAAGGAAAAGAACCCCAAGGCGCAGCTTCTCGACGAGGACGACATCAACGTCATCTACCTCGTCACCGAGCCGCGCAAACTCTACCACGAATACGCCGAACGCCGGGAGCAAAAGGGCGGTCCCATGACCCGGCAGGCGTTCCTGGCCATGCTGGCCCGGCCCGTGGGCCGCATGCGCGGTTAA
- the fdnG gene encoding formate dehydrogenase-N subunit alpha, with product MGISRRGFMKLTGAGLVCLGIKDLGFGVRPAAAYAAPLKIEGCKEILTICGFCSCGCNIIMSVKDGKLISSEGDPDYPVSEGALCAKGAAFLSMHLNPHRLQKPQYRAPGSDKWEEKDWDFVLGRIARLVKDTRDKDFILKNDKGQAVNRVETLFQLGTSQMDNEECSVSHQMLRSLGVVYMDHQARVUHSATVAALAESFGRGAMTNHWIDIKNANAVLIMGSNAAEHHPISFKWVLKAKDAGATVMHIDPKFSRTSARSDFHVPLRSGTDIAFMGGMVKYILDKDLIHKDYVVQYTNAAFIVGDGYSFKDGLFAGYDAATRKYDRKKWGFALDKEGVPKRDMTLKNPRCVYQLMKKHYGRYNLDKVSAVTGVPKDKLLKVYDIYAATHEPGKAGTVMYALGWTQHSVGVQNIRLAAIIQLLLGNIGVAGGGINALRGEPNVQGSTDHCILWHILPGYLPVPRADWPTLADYQKANTPVSHDPKSANWWGNRPKYMVSLLKGWMGEAGTPENGFGYDWMPKVEPGKDYSTLFLFDNMYKGKVRGGFIYGHNPCQSMPNASKIRKAMDKLDWLVVGEIHNTETSDYWHRPGVDPKDIKTEVFLLPSCQRGEKDGTISNSGRWHMWHYKGIEPMGESKSMGWMVVEIMNRVRDLYKKEKGAFPEPVVNLDWPEHYDADYLAKKINGWYTRDVTVGDKTHKKGEQVASFVALADDGSTISLNWLYSGCYGPSGNLSKRRDPAQTPMQANIGLYPGFSWAWPVNRRILYNRASVDLNGKPFSADKPVIEWKDGKWVGDVPDGGWPPMADPKGKYPFIMQTEGHGQAYGPGRVDGPFPEHYEPAETPLAANPFSKQLSNPCMLLAESDMDILAKPGDPKYPVVLTTYGVTEHWCGGGDTRNTPVLLEAEPQLYVEMDPVLAKKQGIKNGDPVVIESIRGKVEAIAMVTVRMTPLTVQGKTVHLVGMPFCFGWTTPGVGDATNRLTPSVADPNTAIPEYKACMVNVRKADKVTELFV from the coding sequence ATGGGCATTTCGCGACGCGGGTTCATGAAACTGACTGGGGCCGGCCTGGTCTGCCTGGGGATAAAGGACCTGGGCTTTGGCGTCCGGCCGGCGGCGGCCTACGCGGCACCCCTCAAGATCGAGGGCTGCAAGGAGATTCTGACCATCTGCGGCTTTTGCTCCTGCGGCTGCAACATCATCATGTCCGTCAAGGACGGCAAGCTGATCAGCTCCGAAGGCGATCCGGATTATCCGGTCAGCGAAGGCGCGCTTTGCGCCAAGGGCGCGGCCTTTTTGTCCATGCACCTAAATCCCCACCGGCTGCAAAAGCCCCAGTACCGGGCGCCCGGCAGCGACAAGTGGGAGGAGAAGGACTGGGACTTCGTGCTCGGCCGCATCGCCCGGCTGGTCAAGGACACCCGGGACAAGGACTTCATCCTCAAAAACGACAAGGGGCAGGCCGTCAACCGGGTGGAAACCCTGTTCCAGCTCGGCACCTCGCAGATGGACAACGAGGAATGCTCCGTTTCGCACCAAATGCTTCGCAGCCTGGGGGTCGTGTACATGGACCACCAGGCACGCGTCTGACACAGCGCCACTGTAGCGGCTCTGGCAGAGTCGTTCGGACGCGGCGCGATGACGAATCACTGGATTGACATCAAGAACGCCAACGCTGTCCTGATCATGGGCAGCAACGCAGCCGAGCACCACCCCATCTCCTTCAAATGGGTGCTCAAGGCCAAGGACGCCGGGGCGACGGTCATGCATATCGACCCCAAGTTCTCGCGGACTTCGGCCAGATCCGATTTTCATGTGCCGCTTCGCTCCGGCACGGATATCGCCTTCATGGGCGGCATGGTCAAATACATCCTGGACAAGGACCTGATCCACAAGGATTACGTGGTCCAGTACACCAACGCGGCCTTCATCGTGGGCGACGGGTATTCCTTCAAGGACGGCCTGTTCGCCGGCTACGACGCGGCCACGCGCAAGTACGACCGCAAGAAATGGGGCTTCGCGCTGGACAAGGAAGGCGTGCCCAAGCGGGACATGACGCTCAAAAATCCCCGCTGCGTCTACCAGCTCATGAAGAAGCACTACGGCCGCTATAACCTGGACAAGGTTTCGGCGGTCACGGGCGTGCCAAAGGACAAGCTGCTCAAGGTGTACGACATCTACGCCGCCACCCATGAGCCGGGCAAGGCCGGAACGGTCATGTACGCCCTGGGCTGGACCCAGCATTCGGTGGGTGTGCAGAACATCCGGCTGGCCGCCATCATCCAGCTGCTTCTCGGCAACATCGGCGTGGCCGGCGGCGGCATCAACGCCCTTCGCGGCGAGCCCAACGTCCAGGGCTCCACCGACCACTGCATCCTGTGGCACATCCTGCCCGGCTACCTGCCCGTGCCCCGGGCCGACTGGCCGACGCTGGCCGATTACCAGAAGGCCAACACGCCGGTCAGCCACGATCCCAAGAGCGCCAACTGGTGGGGCAACCGGCCCAAGTACATGGTGAGCCTGCTCAAGGGCTGGATGGGCGAAGCCGGCACGCCGGAAAACGGCTTCGGCTACGACTGGATGCCCAAGGTCGAACCGGGCAAGGACTATTCCACGCTGTTCCTGTTCGACAACATGTACAAAGGCAAGGTGCGCGGCGGCTTCATCTACGGCCACAACCCCTGCCAGAGCATGCCCAACGCCAGCAAGATCCGCAAAGCCATGGACAAGCTGGACTGGCTGGTCGTGGGCGAAATCCACAACACCGAGACCAGCGACTACTGGCACCGGCCCGGGGTCGATCCCAAGGACATCAAGACCGAGGTCTTCCTGCTGCCCTCCTGCCAGCGCGGCGAAAAGGACGGCACCATCTCCAACTCCGGCCGCTGGCACATGTGGCACTACAAGGGCATCGAACCCATGGGCGAAAGCAAGTCCATGGGCTGGATGGTCGTGGAAATCATGAACCGGGTGCGCGATCTCTACAAAAAGGAGAAAGGCGCCTTCCCGGAACCGGTCGTCAACCTGGATTGGCCGGAGCACTACGACGCCGACTACTTGGCCAAGAAGATCAACGGCTGGTACACCCGCGACGTGACCGTGGGCGACAAGACGCATAAAAAGGGCGAACAGGTGGCGAGCTTCGTCGCCCTGGCCGACGACGGCTCGACCATCAGCCTCAACTGGCTCTACAGCGGCTGCTACGGTCCCTCGGGCAACCTGTCCAAGCGCCGCGACCCGGCCCAGACGCCCATGCAGGCCAACATCGGCCTCTACCCGGGCTTTTCCTGGGCCTGGCCGGTCAACCGCCGCATCCTCTACAACCGCGCTTCCGTGGACCTCAACGGCAAGCCGTTCAGCGCGGACAAGCCGGTCATCGAGTGGAAGGACGGCAAATGGGTGGGCGACGTGCCGGACGGCGGCTGGCCGCCCATGGCCGACCCCAAGGGCAAGTACCCCTTCATCATGCAGACCGAGGGCCACGGCCAGGCCTACGGCCCCGGCCGGGTGGACGGCCCCTTCCCCGAACACTACGAGCCGGCCGAGACGCCCCTTGCCGCCAACCCCTTCTCCAAGCAGCTGAGCAACCCCTGCATGCTGCTGGCGGAAAGCGACATGGACATCCTGGCCAAGCCCGGCGATCCCAAGTACCCCGTGGTCCTGACCACCTACGGCGTGACCGAGCACTGGTGCGGCGGCGGCGACACGAGAAACACCCCGGTGCTGCTCGAAGCCGAGCCCCAGCTCTACGTGGAGATGGACCCCGTGCTGGCCAAGAAGCAAGGCATCAAAAACGGCGACCCCGTGGTCATCGAAAGCATCCGGGGCAAGGTCGAAGCCATCGCCATGGTCACCGTGCGCATGACGCCGCTTACGGTGCAGGGCAAGACCGTGCATCTGGTCGGCATGCCGTTTTGCTTCGGTTGGACCACCCCGGGCGTCGGCGACGCCACAAACCGGCTGACCCCGTCCGTGGCCGACCCCAATACCGCCATTCCCGAGTACAAGGCCTGCATGGTCAATGTGCGCAAGGCGGACAAGGTCACGGAACTCTTCGTCTAA